One stretch of Pantanalinema sp. DNA includes these proteins:
- a CDS encoding SCO family protein, whose translation MGARAWFVSTLAALALAQPAMAGLPAQDALSGVRVEQRLGQRIPLDLEFRDEAGRPVSLGDYTGARPVILSLVYFECPNLCTYVLNGLVKSLLAQSFDVGKDVTVLSVSIDPTETPALAALKKRTYLRRYDRAGAEDGWHFLTGSQPSIRALADALGFRYAYDPETRQYAHPSAIALLTPKGAIARYFFGIEYAPLDLRLGIVEAASEHIGTPIDQVLLRCYRYDPITGRYGLAIMELLRLGAIATLLLLAAFILAMGRRERRKRSQHPSEGGE comes from the coding sequence CTCGACCCTTGCCGCCCTCGCTCTGGCGCAGCCCGCCATGGCCGGGCTGCCGGCGCAGGATGCCCTGAGCGGGGTTCGCGTGGAGCAGCGCCTGGGGCAGCGCATCCCGCTCGACCTCGAATTTCGGGACGAGGCCGGCCGACCGGTTTCGCTCGGCGATTACACGGGCGCCAGGCCCGTGATCCTCTCGCTGGTGTACTTCGAGTGCCCGAACCTCTGCACCTACGTTCTCAATGGCCTGGTCAAGAGTTTGCTCGCGCAATCCTTCGACGTGGGCAAGGATGTCACGGTGCTGTCGGTGAGCATCGACCCCACCGAGACCCCCGCGCTCGCCGCGCTCAAGAAGCGTACCTACCTCAGGCGCTACGATCGCGCCGGGGCTGAGGACGGCTGGCACTTCCTGACCGGTTCGCAGCCGTCGATCCGCGCGCTGGCCGATGCGCTCGGCTTCCGGTACGCCTACGATCCCGAGACGCGCCAGTACGCCCACCCGAGCGCGATCGCCCTGCTGACCCCGAAGGGGGCGATCGCGCGCTACTTCTTCGGGATCGAGTACGCTCCGCTGGACCTGCGCCTGGGGATCGTGGAGGCCGCATCCGAGCACATCGGCACGCCGATCGATCAGGTGCTCTTGCGCTGTTACCGCTACGATCCCATCACCGGCCGCTACGGCCTGGCGATCATGGAGCTGCTGCGACTCGGGGCGATCGCCACGCTGCTGCTGCTCGCGGCCTTCATTCTCGCCATGGGTCGCAGGGAGCGCCGCAAGCGATCGCAGCACCCCTCGGAGGGCGGGGAATGA
- the coxB gene encoding cytochrome c oxidase subunit II: MNFPLFPDRASSMAWQVDAIFFVLLVLSSLIVLGVAIAIVYFGIKYRRGSQADRTHRIRHPLGLEIAWTVVPFGIFLFLFGWGASVYFDIRRPPADALEIAVVAKQWMWKFEHPGGQREINALHVPVGRSIKLTMISQDVIHDLFVPAFRLKQDVLPGRYLTLWFTATQEGSFRFFCSQFCGTEHASMGGWVVVMAPDAYARWLAVWEAQDTTALAGAKLFARLGCAGCHGANAAVRAPALAGLYGKPVPLVGGGFTRADERYLRDSILLPASQVVAGYAPIMPSYQGQIGEAEVLQLVAYLKTLKNEERTRP; this comes from the coding sequence ATGAACTTTCCGCTGTTCCCGGATCGGGCCTCGAGCATGGCGTGGCAAGTGGACGCCATCTTCTTCGTCCTGCTCGTGCTCAGCTCGCTCATCGTGCTGGGCGTGGCCATTGCCATCGTCTACTTCGGGATCAAGTACCGCCGCGGATCCCAGGCGGATCGCACGCACCGGATCCGGCACCCGCTCGGGCTCGAGATTGCCTGGACGGTCGTTCCCTTCGGGATCTTCCTGTTCCTCTTCGGCTGGGGGGCGAGCGTGTACTTCGACATCCGGCGTCCGCCGGCCGACGCGCTCGAGATCGCCGTGGTCGCCAAGCAGTGGATGTGGAAATTCGAGCATCCCGGGGGCCAGCGCGAGATCAACGCCCTCCACGTGCCCGTGGGGCGTTCGATCAAGCTCACGATGATCTCGCAGGACGTCATCCACGACCTGTTCGTCCCCGCCTTCCGCCTCAAGCAGGACGTCTTGCCCGGCCGATACTTGACCCTCTGGTTCACCGCCACCCAGGAGGGTAGCTTTCGCTTCTTCTGCTCCCAGTTCTGCGGGACCGAGCACGCCTCGATGGGAGGGTGGGTGGTGGTCATGGCGCCCGACGCCTACGCGCGCTGGCTCGCCGTATGGGAGGCGCAGGACACCACGGCGCTCGCCGGCGCCAAGCTCTTCGCCCGGCTCGGCTGCGCGGGCTGTCACGGGGCGAACGCTGCCGTGCGCGCCCCGGCGCTCGCCGGGCTGTACGGCAAGCCCGTGCCGCTCGTCGGTGGGGGCTTCACCCGCGCCGACGAGCGATACCTTCGCGACTCGATTCTTTTGCCCGCTTCGCAGGTCGTGGCGGGCTACGCGCCCATCATGCCGAGCTACCAGGGCCAGATCGGCGAAGCAGAGGTCCTCCAGCTGGTCGCTTATCTAAAGACGCTGAAAAACGAGGAAAGGACCCGCCCATGA